The Chryseobacterium sp. 52 genome includes a region encoding these proteins:
- the dacB gene encoding D-alanyl-D-alanine carboxypeptidase/D-alanyl-D-alanine-endopeptidase, producing MVNYRKYISSVAVLASGFFLAQSTVSTVLYSQAYDSQRNTLNLPSPVTSVAEKTILSAKELVDINVNTMMADPVLKNATWGFVVYDPKTKKVISSYNENTPLVPASTTKLLTTETALSLLGENYRWMTQLEYSGTIDENGVLNGNLYLIGSGDPSLGTNKAGAWSYRDIISDFMGGLSREGIKKVNGDIIIQTALFKGNIAMLPENVVWLENNNYYLPVGTTREINPANEKLIVKKSGFASDKKFFYVSPYVKQMVYAEKYEGDGSLTTKLPDAPAYLANTFRTTLVKSGIGVTGKVTPKMTDAAPENRKLVAAYKSPTLGDIVFYTNQHSDNSLAEALLRTVGFQKMGDQTSESGRVVVTGHLKDESFDMIGLNYMDGSGLSRSNNVTPISQVKFLTSLMEEKYYKTYFTSLPVGGQSGTLKRMFIGTGNGQVFAKTGTLNKVKTLAGYLKTNSGKTLVFSLMVNNYSGSVDMVKKRMEKILEPALDL from the coding sequence ATGGTAAATTACAGAAAATATATTTCAAGTGTAGCGGTATTGGCTTCTGGTTTTTTCCTTGCTCAATCTACCGTTTCTACAGTTCTTTACTCACAGGCTTACGATAGTCAAAGGAATACTTTGAATCTGCCTTCACCTGTTACATCGGTGGCGGAGAAAACAATATTGTCAGCCAAAGAGCTCGTAGACATTAATGTAAACACAATGATGGCGGATCCTGTGCTGAAAAATGCAACCTGGGGATTCGTAGTGTACGATCCGAAAACGAAGAAGGTGATCTCTTCGTACAATGAAAATACTCCTTTAGTTCCGGCTTCTACTACAAAATTGTTAACCACGGAAACAGCATTGAGCCTTTTGGGTGAAAACTACCGATGGATGACGCAGCTGGAATACTCAGGGACTATTGATGAAAATGGAGTTTTAAATGGAAATCTGTATCTCATAGGCAGTGGTGATCCTTCTTTAGGAACCAATAAAGCAGGAGCCTGGTCTTACAGAGATATTATTTCAGACTTTATGGGCGGACTTTCCCGCGAAGGTATCAAAAAGGTAAATGGTGATATTATCATTCAGACAGCGCTTTTCAAAGGCAATATTGCAATGCTTCCGGAAAATGTTGTATGGCTTGAAAATAATAATTACTATCTGCCTGTAGGAACTACCCGCGAGATCAATCCTGCCAATGAAAAGCTGATCGTGAAAAAATCAGGATTCGCTTCTGATAAAAAGTTTTTTTACGTTTCTCCTTATGTAAAGCAGATGGTATATGCAGAAAAGTATGAAGGAGACGGAAGCTTAACGACCAAACTTCCTGATGCACCTGCTTATCTTGCCAATACTTTCAGAACAACACTGGTAAAAAGCGGAATTGGTGTTACAGGAAAAGTAACGCCTAAAATGACAGATGCAGCTCCGGAGAACAGAAAACTGGTTGCTGCCTACAAATCTCCGACATTAGGTGATATTGTATTCTATACCAACCAGCACAGTGATAATTCTTTGGCTGAAGCTTTACTGAGAACAGTAGGTTTCCAGAAAATGGGTGATCAGACTTCAGAATCGGGAAGAGTAGTGGTAACAGGCCACCTGAAAGATGAAAGCTTTGATATGATCGGTTTAAATTATATGGATGGAAGCGGACTTTCAAGAAGTAATAATGTAACCCCGATTTCTCAGGTGAAGTTTTTAACCTCCTTAATGGAAGAGAAATACTACAAAACTTATTTCACTTCACTGCCGGTTGGCGGACAGTCGGGAACGCTGAAAAGAATGTTCATCGGTACCGGAAACGGACAGGTTTTTGCCAAAACAGGAACTTTAAATAAAGTGAAAACTTTAGCAGGATATTTGAAGACCAACTCAGGGAAAACATTGGTATTCTCTTTAATGGTCAACAACTATTCAGGATCTGTAGATATGGTAAAGAAAAGAATGGAAAAGATTCTTGAGCCGGCTCTTGATCTTTAA